tGTAACCAatttcagaccgttcgcgcagctgtcgcactggaatcaactgattaaaaatttgctgaatgataGTTCGGAGTATtattcacaagtgtacaaaagcgttttccAAAAGTGAATGATCATAGTGATCACCGATGGAATTCAAatgtaatagtgtgattgctttatatttacatggaaaatcacagccagcaattgttcgtgagctcaaacactttaatgtgaataaagtttttgtttatcgcaccatcactcgttacaatgatactggtagcattgcaaaacgccatggaagtgatcatcaaaagactgcaacgtctcGTGAGATGGTGCGGAATGTGAAGAAGCGAGTTGAGCGAAAACCGCGACGAGCTgacaatcaaatggctaaagaactgaaaatatccgactgcagcatccgacgcatattgaaaaatgagctcaaggtcaagccttacaagttccaaaaggcccatgatctcacaccgaagcagcaacaagtaagacctGAGAGAGCGAAGcggttgcttcgcttggccgaaagcggtcaaattccgaacattgtgttttctgaccaaaaaattttcgtaaactctcaaaacgatagggtttacttgaccgactgTTCATACgaaatctaagtcatcggttggccaccagggggcagcacccgccacaattAATGGTTTGGGCCACTGTCaacgcagatgggcgctctccaatcgttttcatcgagcctggcgttaaagtaaatgcgacatattatcgggaaagtgttctggaggctgctttgaagccgtgggcaaacaaacatttcgttcacaaaccatggacgtttcaacaagactcagcaccgtctcacaaagcgcgagtgaaccaagaatggctgaaaaacaacgttccgaacttcattacgatcACACAATGGCTCtggaattcaccagatgcgattccaatggattattctttctgggccattttggagagcagggtccgaagtaaaaaatacaccagtctcgagctGCTGAataaagccattgtccgtgagtgggccaaataaccggcaagtcacattcgggcaacttgcgattcgttttttgaccatctcaaggccatagttagggcaaaaggtggtcatatcgagcaaaagtgaattggtcctgaatttatgatgattttcacacattttgtactttaaaataaataaaaataaatttccaaaccgaatttatggttttttaatTGGTAACACTGCCGGACCCTGTAAGAGCACAACGATATCCAATTCATGCCTGAACAActaatttatggaatttttccacaacagtatttctttgcatttaaatataattatctgCATTGCAGGTAACCTTAGTATACGCAGCACCGACTCAGCTGCAGACGATACATCCTATTTACCAGGTGCCAATGGCTCCACCACCGCGTTAGGCAAACGTCCGCCTTGCGACGCTACCTTCGTCGGCGTACAATCAAAGTAAGTATAACGAAATTAGGTGGACagaatatgtaaattatttactATGGTTTTTATTGACCACACCTTGCCCGTGGGTGGAAAATTgattgcatttcaattgttttgacaacttcattttaattaattacagtCCGAAATGTGAATGAtcaacataaatttatttttgattgctGTTATTTACAGGTTTCGACGGAAATATTACCAGAAGACCTTGATCGGTTTGCTCATACTTTTGATAATCATTTTAACCATAGCTATAATAGTCGTATGTATAAGACGTAAGTATAATGTAGTGCAAAGAAACTCTGATAATAATTTTCTCTCTTTCTCGCTCTCCTGAAGGCCGCGCAGAACCTGAAGTGTGTCGCAGCAACGAGTGTCTCCGCACAGCGGCTGGCCTCATTTACTCAATGGACGAAGAGACTGATCCTTGTGAGGACTTTTATAAATTTACCTGTGGCCGTTGGGCGGACGATCATCCCAAACCCGATTCGGCCACATCAAACGACTGGTTTCGGGAGCGACAAGCGAAAATTATGCGCATGCTACGTTCCTTCCTGCAAACGAATATTAGCGAGGAGGAACCCGCCGCTGTGGGGAAGACGAAAATAATGTATCGCGCGTGCATGAATACGGATTTATTGGATAAGCGAGAGCTAGAGCCGCTGATATATTTTCTGCGGAAGTTTGAGTTACCACTTTTGCCGAGCGGCTTCAATGTTACACTGCCGGAGGAGGTGATACGGAAGTACAGCGAAGAATCGAAATTTAATTGGTTGCGCAGTTTAGTGCTGATTAAAAAGAACTTAGGCATGGATTTAGTAGTGGGATTCGACATATTCCCCGATCCGGTAAATCGCACAATAAATCGCATAGCTTTGGGCACGCCCGAAACAGATTCTTCATTGCCTTTGTAAGTGCTGcaaaaatagttatatttttattaatttgagaaTTTTATAGCAACAAAGACGACATGCACAAGTTGTTGAATAAAATCAAGCGGAAAACAATAGCCAACCACGAGGAGGATGATGAAGACAGCGACGAGTTGGAGGATGATATAGAAGAGTCCCAGAAGCATACTTCCTCAGGATTGTTGACTTATGTGGCATATATCAAGAAAATGGTTGAATTATATGTGCTGTACTTAAACCCTGATGCGGAAGTCGAACCCCTCGAAGACTCGATAGGCGAGATGGCTCTACAGGCTGTGAAGTTCGCGAAAAAATTGTACAGAGTGGGTattgttatactatatatgtatgtatgtacaataggTCATTTTTAAAATCACACTGAAATCGATACGGAAAGCATTTTCGATCGAAAATCATAAGGTCATTAAGTAGTACTTTTTTCATCAAGTAGAAACATTTTGTTTGGTGTGTATTTCAAGTGTGAAGTAGAGGATACTGcagtatctacatatattagcTTCGATTGCCTGGTGAGGTGTCGGGTGGATATATTTCGACGAATATACTCGATTTTGCGGTTTCAATGATTTCAGAATTAGCACCATCTATTGGCCATGCAATGTGTTTAATTTAATCGTTAAGTAAGTTCTACTTAatcaagaaatttattttcgattcgACTTCAATGATTACCACGTAAATCGAACCGGTAATTGTTTCGATCGAAACGGACAAAATGATTAGAACCAATAAAACGGCTCTATGAAACCCTACTTAAGCCTAAAATATTATATCCGGGGTTTGTATAGTGCGCTAAAAAGCTTGCCAATGTTGCTACTAATTATCCCATTAgatacaaaatttgttaaaaggTCGGGAAATGCTAAGTATCGGAGTGATCTTGAAGAAGGAATTTCCGAATTTCTCACACGTTTTGTATTCGTTCTGGTGGTCTAGACTCCggcttcctgactattgcaacTTTCGAAGCAATGACTAACCACTCTGAGAGCTTTGCCTTTAGTAAAACATAAGCTTAACCCAGCGCAAAACCCTGTGGAGGGGTGTTTCGATTTCTCACTTTAGTTTTAGCCTGATGTTTTTGGTCCTTGGTTTAGGACCAGtagtcgtgagctgtttgagctATATATAAAGGAATCGTTTATGGTCAATTCCAAGTGAATTTCGTTCAgacaactttcctcacttgagtGACTTCTActcatggctccatcctccaacaGCAGCCACTGAAATATAAGAAACTTACAAGTTATCTTTAAATGatcagaaaattaattaattaattataagttCACAAAAGAGGTTCGCGGCTTGGAATAAGAATTAAATTATTACCATACATAGTTCAACGGATTTTGAGTTTGgacatgaaaataatttttctaaattccgTCAAATGTTCCGCTTTAAACTCAATATGTCAAATAACATCAAGCATTTTTTTGTTCAactaacggggttttcaataataGCGctagaattttaaataaaacaaaaacgattgGGAACTtgaatgaaattctttataCCTGTAAAACTACATTCGATGCCGTTATGtctggaactcgatttctttggTATGACTACATTGGACACGCTTGAAGAAGTCCatacgctgaacccaattttcgacggttttcaagcataaatcagcCGATTCTGCTGAAATTTACGTTTGATATGTGGGCATAGATTTACGTAGCCCCacaagaaatagtctaacggcgtcaaatcgcacgaccaatGCGGTTAATTGACTGatccatttcgtgagataacacgttcaccgaacttggtttttaataaatcgattgtgaccttcgctgtgtggcatgtggcaCCGCCTTgttagaaccacatattgtccaagccaatatcatccaattcgggccaaagatattcggttatcattcaacggtagcgattcccattcacagtaacatgCCGATATTTATCATTAGGGaaaaagtacggcccaatgacgccgacGGCCCATAAACCACATGAAACCGTAATCGGAATGCAAtgatgactcatggagtacgtgtggattgccgcctgaccaataacgcatattttgcttattgacaaagTCATTCAGCCAAAAATgcgcctcatcgctgaagacggtttttcgatgaaaattcggagcattttcaagttgttgcttagaccaattcacgaacatacgactaTTCTGGTAGTCAATCGACTTCAATTTTTGcgtcattttgattttttaaagatGTTGGTCAAGATATTTTCGgtaaattcgccacaacgacatcACAGAGAtccccaacgcttgagaacgacgtgtgagagactgatttgggtcttcctcaattgatgcggcATCAAAATTCTCGAACTACGGCTACTTCTTTGTTTCaatgacaggacgattatggcgaccataaattggacgtagcgctcttaaagttgaagccactgactccgaatttcggtagtaaattttaataatttcgattcgTTGTTGGAAGACTTAGACTTACTGAAGAGGAATGTCAAAAGAGGGTGAAAAAATATGGCGCGATTTGCTGTCAATATCGGTGTACTTTTTtggcgtccctattgaaaagcCCGTTATTTGGCAGTCTTCTTTAATAATAAGTTTACCGTTTATTTCCAGTTGAAAGATGATGCTGAAAACTTGACGAAAACTCTGACAAACCCCATTGAGGACCTCGTTTACGTATCCGTCGCGGATTTACAAAATCGCACCAACAAGCTAATTGCCCCGAAAACAATACTCAACTGGGAGTTATACTTGCAGGTGATGATGGAGGATGCCAACCATTCAAAAAACTTTAACCTTAGCGAGTTGACTATCATAACCAGCAATGCGGATATCGTCTATTTGCAAAGCCTCGTTGAGTATCTGACAGACGCGCCGCCAACACATATCGAGTTCTACATCTGGCTAAGTGTCGTCGAGGAATTGGTATTGCACACCACCAGCGAGATGCGGCTGCTACACTCTGAATATATGCGTCTAATTGTGGGCACCGAAGGCAGTTCACCGCGTTCCCTATATTGCGTGCATGGCGTTAATAGCCTGATGGGCATGGCTGTGAGCTACGTGCTGGCTGATGATTACTTCGTGCGCTACAAACTGCCGAAGGTGGAGCGTATGTTAAATGATATCAGACATGCTTTCGATATGCTAGTGCGCCGCACCTCTTGGATGGATGAGGAGACCAAACATGAGACACTACAGAAGTCGGCATCCATGAAAAGTTTCATTGGCTTTCCGGATTGGTTGCGCAATGCAACTGCGCTGAATGCACACTATGCGGGCGTGCAGGTGAATGCAAGTACACACTTGGAGAACATGATTGGCGTGCTGCGCTGGGAGATGCAGGATAAATTGGACAATCTCTACAGACCAGAACCGTTCGGTTGGGCAACGGCACCATCGAATGTCAACGCCTTTCACACTTTCCAATCGAACACGATAAGTGCGTGTATTATTGTGGTTTACCGTTATCTGAATGTggtgcaatttattttgttgttttctttctGCAGCTATACCCATTGCCATACTGCAGTATCCTTTCTACGACCTCGGCATGGAGTGAGTAAATATTACAATGGCACGTTTGCTGCTTCAATTGGCACTTCAAATCTGTGCAATTTACACTTTTGAATTTGGTTTTgcatttcattgtattttttttttttttattagtttactGCGTGTACACTGCACcgaaatttgtttatatgtttgAGGCTGTCTTCAGTAGCAcatttaatataaagaaatacatCAACAAGTAAATTCGAAAagttacttatgtatgtgttatattatttatgttgtatatatccatgtatgtatgtattccttACACACACATCTAAAGGAACTTTATGCTTTGACTGCAGCACAAATtatatttcagatatttttgttgctaaatatttttctgtctgcaaacgGTTTATAAACTCAATTTTCTCTGAATTCCTAAAACTAATTTCAATCTGAATCAATcaacatttaattaataaatatcattttttgaataatttacaattttcttttatagagttGTTAGGAATcacaaaatttatatgaaataagaATTTTCATAATTGCACTGTGACTGTGTAGGTGAGCTCAAAATAAAGCAAGCCAAGTGTTATTCCCACTTTGATATTTTGATTGGGCTGTGATATTTTCGTCCGGATGAATCTGAACGATgcaatatggaaaaaaattataagagctCAAATCTCATGATCTTTGTTGATAATTTGACAATCCCTGAAAGCTGCTTATAGTGTATGGTCATTCAAAAGTATTTCAGGGATTTAACAATTCTTCTCAGATCAGATTAACATGATTTCAATAGACTTACCTGTATACGGTGTGATGTGAAATTGACCCGACTCGGATAACAACTGCATACGCCTCACTTATAACTCGTTCAGATTTGGTAGCTAGGATAAGGGAGATGTCACATCGAACACCTTAACTTCTACGCAGAATTATATGAAAACGCCCTCTctattttattgagataactcgcATGTAGGCCGATATACGCGGTATAtgtaaagtcacccggaagttcgacaATCTTTATAGTATATTAGCTATATGGGTGCTATGGGATGTATTAACCCGATTCAACCGATTTGTAGTAAAGAAAGGAagcagatggaatttaaaattgtgttatattgaaaatagtcGTGGCTGTAGACCGATTTTGTCCACTAATATTTGCGTTAggtgaatttaattattgtagCTTAAAGGGCTTAAAAAATACGTAcactaaatttattaaaggGCGAGAATACACGCaagtttttcgaatttttagcTCCCCTTAATCCCGCGATTCTCCGTGCCAATTTagagttttatatttattccttagttatggcactttatatgtttgcGGTGTGGAATGGcgtttgtggacgtggcagagATCCGATTACGCCGATCTACGAACTCgtactgttttgtttttgtcaggGAACGCGCATTCCAAGTTTCGTCTAGATATCttgatttttactcaagttacagcctgaacggacggacggacgaacagacagacagtcaccagGCTGGAATGGATTCATGTATGATTTCGCCTTAACTCTCGCCATTGCATTCTAAACCTGACCACCTCAagttctgttgtttttgtaaataaccCTGACACTAGACAAGTTAATCtagatacttacatatgtaataagCCCGAAGATAAATGAAGCTGGCATCAAAATTGAGCATAATCGATACATAATTTATAacaatgggttgtcaaaaaagtcttgcggtatttttattgaaggttttttttgaaattgaaatgaatttttgatgactcatggccagctcttgaccgatgctacggctgctactatgccggtctctttcgaaaaattcagcgattttatcgcaattttcgacgaaagcgatgaaaccatcgttgtgcggtggaaatgggaactgtatcgggtccaaaaactgcacaaattttattggaggcttgagatgcatttttgcctttatcgtagtagtactgtaaaatatgccgtattttctctttattttgctccatgtttgcgacgctataactcacgaacgacttaaaagaaacgacaatcaatcaaacacgtgttagcgcgtgaaatgagctttccaaaaaggtataggatgacccgatgcgacgaataaaactagaactacgcgctttcagcgacaactagcgaaaataccgcaagactatTAATTAACTGATTCTTGAGTTAACAGttttcataataatatttaacacgCCATACATTTTTACGAACTTCTTCGAGCCtctagttttttatctaccttctcatttggaaaatttactgTTTGAAACTTTTAATGAATATAAGGATTGTACCGAAAATAAACTGCACACTCTCAATTCAATATTTCTCATGAAGTAGCCATCTCATCACATTGCGGTAGGTACCGTTAGAACGCGCGATTAGTTCTGCttctattgttttttctttatgcatCAGATAGCTATCAAAACAGTTCAAAGTTCAAGGAAACCTGTTCTTTAAAGGATTTAtgaaaaatgagcaaaaaagACCCTAGTGATACAAATACTGTCGACCAGACTCCAATTTTAAGAAGAGACCGACAATTAttggatatatatatgtatgtaggtctaAACCGACGCCTCATATCCAAAATAGAATGTCTCAAACATAAAATTTCTCAAATTACTGTCATATGTAACACTAGCGTCGTATTATCAAAGTTCAATAGCCCTTTTACAATTGTCAAACATTTATGCAGGCAAGTGTCCTTGCACACTCAAACCCATACGTCGTAGGTCAAGtctcattaaattaaaataagtaaggtagcgttaaattgaaatgaaaacagACAGTTTGGAAATTCCCTATGCATTGATACACTACATGCATGTAGTTATCTTACTAAAAACTCTTATCGGTTTCCGGTCTATAAAGCAAGATTTCTTCCCTTgaattaaaaagtaaagaagtaaggaagggctaagttagggtgtcaccgaacattttatactctcgcatggtaaagtgataatcgagatttcataatacgtcatttacatatttttcaaataccgtatttttgtaaagttttattccgctatcatcattggttcctaatgtatatactcgtatattatacagagaaggcatcagatggaattcaaaatagcgttatattggaagaaggcgtggttgtgaaccgatttcacccatatttcgtacatgtcatcaggttaagaaaatattatataccgaatttcattgaaatcggtctagtagctcctgagatatggttcttggtccataagtgggcggcggcacacccattttcaatttttaaaaaaagcctgggtgcagcttctttctgccactttttccgtaaaatttagtgtttctgacgttttttgttagtcggttaacgcacttttagtgattttgaacataacctttgtatgggaggtgggcatggttattatccgattttttccatttttgaaatttatatggaaatacctgaagaaaacgactctgtagaccttggttgacatagctatattagtttccgagatacgtgcaaaaaacttagtaggggcggggccacgcccacttttccaaaacaattgcgtccaaatatgcccctccctaatgcgatcctttgtgccaaatgtcactCTTAGATTTTAGTCTTAGTATTATAATTCTCTCATATATGtatctctttatttattctctcaTTTAACATACAATGTGCTGTAAACTACGATTGCTTATGTTTTCCTTTTATGTAAGTTCAGTTGTATTTTGACGTTCAAATAAAGAAGACGCCCAGCGGTCATTCTAATCTGTCTGGCgacacaaatttcattttaatatctttatttatggcttagttatgacactttataggttttcggtttccgccattttgtgggcgtggcagtaggccgattttgcccatcttcgaacttaaccttcttatggagccaaagaatacgtgtaccaagtttcatcatgatatctcaatatcgtcgccctgatcactttggtatatatgtatgtataaccctatatctgactcttttagttttaggacgtacaaacaaccgttatgtgaacaaaactataatactctggttagcaacattgttgcgagagtataaaaagatcatCAGGTTGCCAAAAACGTCGAGAATTAAGAAAAACTGACTTAATTAAAAGTGGATAAGAACTCTTCTCTTtgctattaaaaaaatgtaaatcataTGAAGAGAGACCGGAGggatttattttcatattgctttagttttatataaaaaaataaagtaaattaaaagcGAAACCTGTAAATTACTTACCGTTTCGTGATGAAGTTTTTTAGCGCTCACCAGTGCTATTACAGTTCCTCCCATAACATTATTACCGTTTTAATTGAAACAGTTTCAAGCAAGAACGCAAAAAATCGCAGAGGGTTCATAGAAAGTATGAAATTCggataatttattaattttaattattggaGAACATTTTTCCAAGATGCTTTCAAGATTTACAAATGTCATCAGTTTTCccttatttatacaaatttgtacTTTAAGGATGTTataatctttgaaaaaatggtTTTACATGGGTTACCGGCTTATTTGTTTTGACTAGAAGCTCTTTTACATACCACTTACTGCACTAGATAATTTCTGTAAGCACCGGCACAGGGCACCAAAGTAAAGGTATTTCCTTTAGAACATTATTTTCAATACTCACTTTGATAAAATTAGAGCGCTGAATTATGGCTCCGTCGGCACAATTTTGGGGCACGAACTGACGCATGGATTTGACGACAGTGGACGAATGTTCGACAAGAATGGCAACATGCTGCAATGGTGGTCGAATGAGACGATCAAAGAATATGTCAATCGCACCGAATGCTTTGTAGAGCAATATAGTCACTACTATCTGCCAGATGTGGAAGAATATGTGAGTCAAATACgtacgtatatatgtagatcTGTATCTAATTCAGTCTTGAAAACATTTTCCAGATCGACGGTGAGCTAACATTGGGTGAAAATATTGCCGATAACGGTGGCATGCGTGAGGCCTTTCACGCTTATCGTATGTTTGTGAAAGAAAACGGCGCTGAACGGCTGAAATTGCCTGGCTTGGAGAAATACACGAACGAACAGctgtttttcatttcattcgGAAATCTGTGGTGTGAAACGTATACACCGGCGGCTTCCCGTTATGCGCTCGAAGACTCGCATTGTCCAGGAAAGATACGTTTAAAGGGTGTACTCTCCAATTCTGAAGAGTTTGCGCAAACTTTCAAGTGTAAGCGGGGCGCAGCCATGAATCCGAAAGAGAAGTGTCGTCTCTGGTGAGTGTGGCTAGCGGATACATTGCGATAAATGAGTCATAGTTAGTATAGcaaatataatcaaataatACGTAATTAAATAGAgatatttaatacatacatatatgtaaatttataagtAATAGGTGTTTGCtcaaatttgaacttttttagtactagtgatatcaatatcagtGAAAGGCAAATAACTGTCCTTTGCATGGTTGT
The sequence above is drawn from the Bactrocera tryoni isolate S06 chromosome 1, CSIRO_BtryS06_freeze2, whole genome shotgun sequence genome and encodes:
- the LOC120782488 gene encoding neprilysin-4 isoform X1; the protein is MDATYQNHHIWTTNNGFVRNNARPATGNLSIRSTDSAADDTSYLPGANGSTTALGKRPPCDATFVGVQSKFRRKYYQKTLIGLLILLIIILTIAIIVVCIRRRAEPEVCRSNECLRTAAGLIYSMDEETDPCEDFYKFTCGRWADDHPKPDSATSNDWFRERQAKIMRMLRSFLQTNISEEEPAAVGKTKIMYRACMNTDLLDKRELEPLIYFLRKFELPLLPSGFNVTLPEEVIRKYSEESKFNWLRSLVLIKKNLGMDLVVGFDIFPDPVNRTINRIALGTPETDSSLPFNKDDMHKLLNKIKRKTIANHEEDDEDSDELEDDIEESQKHTSSGLLTYVAYIKKMVELYVLYLNPDAEVEPLEDSIGEMALQAVKFAKKLYRLKDDAENLTKTLTNPIEDLVYVSVADLQNRTNKLIAPKTILNWELYLQVMMEDANHSKNFNLSELTIITSNADIVYLQSLVEYLTDAPPTHIEFYIWLSVVEELVLHTTSEMRLLHSEYMRLIVGTEGSSPRSLYCVHGVNSLMGMAVSYVLADDYFVRYKLPKVERMLNDIRHAFDMLVRRTSWMDEETKHETLQKSASMKSFIGFPDWLRNATALNAHYAGVQVNASTHLENMIGVLRWEMQDKLDNLYRPEPFGWATAPSNVNAFHTFQSNTITIPIAILQYPFYDLGMEALNYGSVGTILGHELTHGFDDSGRMFDKNGNMLQWWSNETIKEYVNRTECFVEQYSHYYLPDVEEYIDGELTLGENIADNGGMREAFHAYRMFVKENGAERLKLPGLEKYTNEQLFFISFGNLWCETYTPAASRYALEDSHCPGKIRLKGVLSNSEEFAQTFKCKRGAAMNPKEKCRLW
- the LOC120782488 gene encoding neprilysin-4 isoform X2, which translates into the protein MDEETDPCEDFYKFTCGRWADDHPKPDSATSNDWFRERQAKIMRMLRSFLQTNISEEEPAAVGKTKIMYRACMNTDLLDKRELEPLIYFLRKFELPLLPSGFNVTLPEEVIRKYSEESKFNWLRSLVLIKKNLGMDLVVGFDIFPDPVNRTINRIALGTPETDSSLPFNKDDMHKLLNKIKRKTIANHEEDDEDSDELEDDIEESQKHTSSGLLTYVAYIKKMVELYVLYLNPDAEVEPLEDSIGEMALQAVKFAKKLYRLKDDAENLTKTLTNPIEDLVYVSVADLQNRTNKLIAPKTILNWELYLQVMMEDANHSKNFNLSELTIITSNADIVYLQSLVEYLTDAPPTHIEFYIWLSVVEELVLHTTSEMRLLHSEYMRLIVGTEGSSPRSLYCVHGVNSLMGMAVSYVLADDYFVRYKLPKVERMLNDIRHAFDMLVRRTSWMDEETKHETLQKSASMKSFIGFPDWLRNATALNAHYAGVQVNASTHLENMIGVLRWEMQDKLDNLYRPEPFGWATAPSNVNAFHTFQSNTITIPIAILQYPFYDLGMEALNYGSVGTILGHELTHGFDDSGRMFDKNGNMLQWWSNETIKEYVNRTECFVEQYSHYYLPDVEEYIDGELTLGENIADNGGMREAFHAYRMFVKENGAERLKLPGLEKYTNEQLFFISFGNLWCETYTPAASRYALEDSHCPGKIRLKGVLSNSEEFAQTFKCKRGAAMNPKEKCRLW